From the genome of Vicia villosa cultivar HV-30 ecotype Madison, WI linkage group LG2, Vvil1.0, whole genome shotgun sequence, one region includes:
- the LOC131650905 gene encoding disease resistance protein RPV1-like: protein MAMASVNEEFTYDVFLSFRGDDTRYGFTGHLRKALDDKGVRTFMDDEKLQKGDEITPSLLKAIEHSKIAIVVLSKNYASSSFCLQELSKILDSVNGKDRSILPVFYKVDPSDVRKLKRTYGEAMDKHDEASSSSHNTNDKWKTSLHQVANLSGFHYKKGDGYEHEFIGKIVEQVLQKIKPVTLPVDDYLVGLEPQIQHLMSLLNVGHDKKVRMVGIHGIGGIGKTTLALAVFNSIAHQFEGSCFLENVRENSEKHGLPYLQMIFLSKVVGEKIELTGVNEPEQLQAIAGRHEWFGPTTRIIITTRDKRLLTDHGVESTYEVKELSYWDSYRLLLKRKRKISESDKKRSDYLRVLRRALRYASGIPLVLEVISSQLFNKTIEQCNFVLDSYDRRIPNKKIQIILQMSFDALNEEEKSVFLDIACCFKGCKLAKGTSSIEIIYLDSLNKVKWDGEAFKKMKNLKTLIIRHATFSKSPNYLPNSLRVLEWCEYPSSNLPSGFYSEKLVICNFGSNFTTNPFECEDFLQKKFQNMKVLNFDHFKLLTKTPDLSSLPNLEELSFQNCGNLIAIGKSIGFLYKLKILRIMHCNVIHSVPPLNWASLVELDISHCDSLESFPRVVDGFVGELQILRVISCRKIRTIPPLMLASLEELDLSNCTSLESFPLVEDGLLVNLKTLRAINCIQLRSIPTLKLASLEEIDLSQCSCLESFPPVVDGLVDKLKTMSVRRCVKLRSIPPLKLDSLEKLDLSHCYSLESFPLVMDGFLGKLQTLLVKSCDSLRSIPPLKLNSLKELDLSHCYNLESFPIVVDGLLDKLEILSIEYCIMLRSIPPLRLTSLVKFNLSYCLSLECFPEILGEMRNIPQLYLGSTPIKKLPFPFRNFTPPPTSYPCNCGIVNLPNRVAAMSMLAKLTIKAEKKVSPVQSSQVEYICLTKCKLSDEYLSIGLMLFANVKELHLTDCQVTALPKSIEKCHFLWRLVLDDCEELQEIKGIPPGLKELSALNCKSLTSSCKSKLLSQEWHEYGNTRFCLPRAKIPEWFDYQCLAGLSTSFWFRNKFPAIVLCVVSPLTWVDDIRHRVRVTINGNTFLYTHGLKIRTSPAKMYTLNLFHMQMKNFNDNMDRALLENKWNHAEVNFGFPFMNSGIHVLKEKSSMKDIRFTNPENDANIEFPQNVEVYN, encoded by the exons ATGGCTATGGCTTCCGTCAACGAGGAATTTACCTACGACGTATTCCTTAGTTTCAGAGGCGACGATACTCGTTATGGTTTCACCGGCCATCTCCGCAAAGCTCTTGATGACAAAGGTGTTCGAACCTTCATGGATGACGAAAAGCTTCAAAAAGGGGATGAAATCACACCATCACTTCTCAAAGCAATTGAACACTCCAAAATCGCCATCGTTGTCCTCTCTAAGAACTACGCTTCTTCATCCTTTTGCTTACAAGAACTCTCTAAGATCCTTGATTCAGTGAACGGTAAGGATCGTTCTATTTTGCCGGTTTTTTATAAGGTGGATCCCTCTGATGTACGAAAGTTGAAAAGAACTTATGGAGAAGCCATGGATAAACATGACGAAGCCAGCTCATCCAGTCATAACACGAATGACAAATGGAAGACGTCTCTGCATCAAGTTGCTAATTTGTCTGGATTTCATTACAAGAAAGG GGATGGGTATGAGCATGAGTTTATTGGAAAGATTGTTGAACAAGTCTTACAAAAGATAAAACCGGTTACTTTACCTGTTGATGATTACCTAGTTGGACTGGAGCCTCAAATACAACATCTAATGTCACTTTTGAATGTTGGGCATGATAAGAAAGTCCGCATGGTAGGGATTCATGGAATTGGTGGAATAGGAAAAACAACTCTTGCTCTAGCAGTTTTTAATTCGATTGCCCATCAATTTGAAGGGTCGTGCTTTCTTGAAAATGTTAGAGAAAATTCTGAGAAACATGGGTTGCCATATCTCCAAATGATTTTTCTTTCTAAAGTAGTTGGAGAGAAAATTGAGTTAACCGGTGTTAATGAGCCAGAGCAATTACAGGCTATTGCTGGAAGACACGAGTGGTTTGGTCCTACAACTAGAATCATCATCACCACTCGGGACAAAAGATTGCTGACAGATCATGGAGTTGAAAGCACATATGAGGTGAAGGAGTTGAGCTACTGGGACTCTTATAGATTATTACTTAAACGAAAAAGAAAAATTTCCGAGTCAGACAAAAAACGTTCAGATTATTTGCGTGTTTTAAGACGTGCCTTAAGATATGCTTCTGGGATTCCATTGGTTTTGGAAGTAATATCTTCTCAGTTATTTAATAAAACAATAGAACAATGTAATTTTGTTTTAGATAGTTATGATAGGAGGATTCCTAACAAAAAGATTCAAATCATACTACAAATGAGCTTTGATGCtttgaatgaagaagaaaagagtgTTTTTCTTGATATTGCCTGTTGCTTCAAAGGATGTAAATTGGCAAAG gGAACCAGTTCAATTGAAATCATTTATTTGGATAGTTTAAATAAAGTAAAATGGGATGGAGAAGCTTTCAAGAAGATGAAAAATCTCAAAACACTAATTATTAGGCATGCTACTTTTTCTAAAAGTCCCAACTATCTTCCAAATAGTCTAAGAGTACTGGAATGGTGTGAGTATCCTTCATCAAATTTACCATCTGGTTTTTATTCGGAGAAACTTGTTATATGCAATTTTGGCTCTAACTTTACAACAAATCCATTTGAGTGTGAGGACTTTCTCCAGAAG AAGTTCCAGAACATGAAAGTTTTAAATTTTGACCATTTTAAACTTTTAACAAAAACACCTGACCTATCTAGTCTCCCAAATTTAGAAGAACTTTCATTTCAAAATTGTGGGAATCTAATTGCAATTGGTAAATCGATTGGGTTTCTGTACAAACTCAAAATCTTGAGAATTATGCATTGCAATGTAATCCATAGTGTTCCACCTCTCAATTGGGCTTCACTAGTAGAACTCGATATTTCACATTGTGATAGTCTAGAAAGTTTTCCTCGCGTTGTGGATGGATTTGTTGGTGAGCTTCAAATCTTGAGGGTTATAAGTTGCCGCAAAATTAGAACTATTCCACCTCTTATGCTAGCTTCTCTTGAAGAACTAGATCTTTCAAATTGTACCAGCCTTGAGAGTTTTCCACTTGTGGAAGACGGGTTGCTCGTTAATCTTAAGACCTTGAGAGCTATTAATTGCATCCAGCTTAGGAGTATTCCAACTCTCAAGTTGGCCTCTCTGGAAGAAATTGATCTGTCACAATGttcttgtcttgagagctttcCACCTGTGGTAGATGGGTTAGTGGATAAGCTTAAAACTATGAGTGTTAGAAGATGTGTCAAGCTAAGGAGTATTCCGCCTCTGAAGTTGGATTCGCTAGAAAAACTGGATCTTTCACATTGTTATAGTCTTGAGAGTTTTCCACTTGTGATGGACGGGTTTCTTGGCAAACTTCAAACCCTGCTTGTTAAAAGTTGTGACAGTCTCAGGAGTATTCCTCCTCTCAAGTTAAATTCCTTAAAAGAACTCGACCTTTCTCATTGTTATAATCTCGAGAGCTTTCCAATTGTAGTGGATGGATTGTTGGATAAACTTGAAATCTTGAGTATTGAATATTGCATCATGCTTAGGAGTATCCCACCGTTGAGGTTGACTTCATTGGTAAAATTCAATCTTTCATATTGTCTAAGTTTAGAGTGTTTTCCAGAAATATTAGGAGAGATGAGAAATATACCACAACTTTACTTGGGTAGCACTCCCATAAAAAAATTGCCATTTCCATTTCGAAATTTTACTCCGCCCCCAACATCATATCCATGTAACTGTGGAATTGTTaatttaccaaatagagttgctGCAATGTCAATGTTGGCTAAACTTACCATCAAGGCTGAAAAAAAAGTGAGCCCGGTGCAATCTTCACAAGTAGAATATATTTGTCTCACGAAATGCAAACTTTCAGATGAATATTTGTCAATAGGTCTCATGTTGTTTGCTAATGTGAAAGAATTACATTTAACTGACTGCCAAGTCACAGCACTTCCTAAATCTATTGAAAAATGTCACTTTTTATGGAGGCTTGTCTTGGATGATTGTGAGGAACTTCAGGAAATTAAAGGGATTCCACCAGGCTTAAAAGAATTATCTGCATTAAACTGCAAATCGTTGACTTCGTCATGTAAAAGCAAACTATTAAGTCAG GAATGGCATGAGTATGGAAACACTCGGTTCTGTTTGCCACGAGCAAAGATTCCAGAATGGTTCGACTACCAATGCTTGGCAGGATTGTCAACTTCTTTCTGGTTTCGCAATAAGTTTCCTGCCATAGTTCTCTGTGTTGTTTCTCCATTGACATGGGTAGATGATATTCGACATCGTGTAAGAGTGACCATCAATGGAAATACATTTCTATATACACATGGTTTGAAGATACGTACGTCACCGGCCAAAATGTATACTTTAAATCTTTTTCACATGCAAATGAAAAACTTCAATGATAATATGGACAGAGCACTTTTAGAAAATAAGTGGAACCATGCAGAGGTTAACTTTGGATTCCCATTCATGAATAGCGGAATCCATGTATTGAAAGAGAAAAGTAGCATGAAGGATATTCG